The Spinacia oleracea cultivar Varoflay chromosome 2, BTI_SOV_V1, whole genome shotgun sequence DNA segment TCTTGCTGGAACAATTTGTTAATGATactatgataaatgtttagacatAAAACTTGCTGAGCTCTCTTTGCAGATCATGCAAACAGTTGGATTTATTGGCCCAGCTATCTCTCTTTCAGTACTAAGTCAAGTTAGAACCCCTGCTTTAGCAGTACTCTGCATGGCATGCAGTCAGGTATACTTTCTATTCTCATTTTGTTACGCTGTGGAGTTCAAAATTTTGTGTGATTGTATATCTAGATAGttacctcccccccccccccccccccccctccaaaAAAAAGTGAGACAAAAGACCTGAATATTTGTAGATTCTCTCTCTAAAGGATTTACAAGTACTGATTTACTCAATTATATGGTAGCATTGCCTTTTTCTTCTATCTATAGTGTCTTTTTGTCAGCTTTgctagaaattgaaaatgaaaataacatTTTACTCTGATGACAGGGAACAGACGCATTCTCGCAATCTGGATTGTATTCCAACCACCAAGACATTGGGCCTCGATATTCTGTAAGTTATTTTCATCATTCTTTACCCCTCAGTCATCTATTGTTGTCCAATAAAGTCAGctgctgatttttatttcttttctttctgtggtgcgaatgagccacggGGGTAATAGAATCAACTGCTGAAAAATTAACTTTTTATTATATTGATTTCTAGATATTATTGccaagtgattttttttttcaccattACATACCCTATCTGAAGGATTAATGtttctaaggctcccgaaaatACCTGTTAGGCTCATGGATCTGTCCTTGTTGAGATGTAAGGTGTTTGATCCAGTACTACCAGCCTACCAATAACCCACCAAACCTTGAGGTGTATCACATGTATACTAGGTCTCACAGTTTATCTGGACCCGCAACGTGTAGTAGATGTTATTTTTCAGTCCTGCACTTGGCTTATTCTCTTATCTCCCTCGGTCATTTTGCCAACTCtataatttttgtttaaaaatctgaaatcaaATTTGCAGGGCGTATTGCTGGGATTGTCCAACACAGCAGGTGTTCTTGCTGGAGTCCTAGGTACAGCTGCCACTGGATACATTCTTCAACGAGGTATATATATACATTCTTCCGTACGCTATTTTGTTTTCTCAACTCCTGCGATTCCTTGAACTGACCATCGATCGAAAAAATCTAATTGATAGGCTCCTGGGATGACGTGTTTAAAGTGTCAATAGCATTATACATTGTTGGCACTATAGTATGGAACTTATTTGCAACTGGAGAAAAAATTCTGGACTGAAAGGGCGGTAAAAGGATATAAGAAGGATATGCCTTTGCTGAACCTACAATCATCCACCATAACTGTATCTCTTCAAGTAAGTGATGAAATGGTCGATCATTCAACGATATTGTGATAGCAGGAAGGAAGCCAGCATTGATTTGGCGACATTAGGTACCCTTTGACCCCTTCTTAAGACTGGAACAAGAGTTAGCATGGATTACCATGATCTCTGTTTGTTATATTTACAACCTTTGTGGTCTCAGAAATGTTTTTGAGGAAGATGATGCCTCATGgaactttgataaatatgaattTATTGAAGTCCTTTTTTCTGTACTGGCATAAGGTCCCTAAGTTAGGTAAGAATGAGATAAATGTTAGAAGAACAACATGTAATTTCTTAGAGAAACAACCTGGTATAAACGTTTACATCAAAATgcaatttttttcttcttcttcttcttcttcttctgttgagttCCTTTCCATGTTCTACGTGTCCTGATTGTTATTCAGTCGTATTATATATGTTATCTCCTGGTTCGAAAACTATGAGACTAAAGTTCGACTAAGTTAACCATGTACATACGAAGGGAATCGTGGAACAACGCACCTAGAGAAAGCGCAGGTTGATGCACATTCTCTTATTTGTCTGTGTCTCGAGTTTGAGTAACAACAGTAGGTCTTCGGTCAGACTGGTCTGATCGGAGATATCTGACCCAAGAATTTATTTGTACCTGAAAATGCCTTTCATTTTTCCTGCCACATCTTTCCATGGTTTTTGTACAAGTATGATTTTAGGATTGAATGAAAACTCACACATGACTGAATATTCCCTTGGGAAGTAAGAATCCAACATTCACCATTATAATAGAAAAACATGGTCTAAAAGAGGACATTAAACAGTTTCAAATTTGTATTGAAGAAATTAATATTGGACTTTATTGCTTCAAATATACTGTAATTACAGAATGTCAATGAACAATGTAaaccaaaaatgaaaaaaatatataaaaaaaatattgcctGAACAAATATTTGTAAGGTTGCCCTACAGTTCAAGGGTGGCCCAAAATACACAGGGCTATAAATGCCCTCTGAAGTCAGAATACAAAATTACGGATTTCTCATGAATTCCAATACCAAACAGCTGTAACAAAGTAATTATTCATACCCATGAAGTGTGTGATTAATCCTCTGCTCACAATATTAATTGAAACTTACCTTTCCGCATGAATTTTGCATCTCCCCGTAAAAACCAACCCAAAGTTTTAACTTACTGCAGTAAAACCCCACAATTTACCATCACCTTGTGTTACTCTGACAGTAAAAGTTGTTTTTCCTGCTTCAAAGTTGCAACTACTTGGGTTAGGTCTCTTTGGTGCACATCCACCTTAAGCCCatacttcatgaacaatgtcaTTGACATCTTTTGCTCCACCTTATGCCCCGGCGCCACCGCCAGCCGGTGGCGGAGCAACACCGAGGCTGCCACAGACTTCATCTGTAGGTAAGCCAAATCTTTCCCTAGACAAATTCTGGGACCCGCATTGAAAGCCACAAACTTGTAATGATCATGCATGATAAACTTTGTACCATCAGGGGATAACCACCTTTCTGGTTTAAACTCTAAGCAGTCTTCTCCCCACGTGCTCTGCATCCTCCCTGCTGAGTATATTGAGTATGTTATCGATGAGCCAGCTGGCACAAATGTACCGTCCGGCAACACATCGTCGGCCACCACGTGCTTCGAGTCTTCCGGCACCGATGGGTATAGCCGTAGTGTCTCTGACAATGCTGCCTTAATGTAAACAAGACGGTCCACCTCTTCGAAATCCAACGGTTCGCCCGTCCATTTGGCCACGTCATCGCCACGTGTATCCATCAACACGGTGCATATTTCAAGCAGGATTTTTTCTTCAACTCTGGGGTTCTGAATTACCAGCCAGAAGAACCAGCTCATTGCCACGGAGGATGTATCGCGTCCAGCTAGGATGAAATTTAATGCCACGTGTTGGAGGAACTTGTCCGAGTAGGAtgagtattcttttcttttcaTGAACCTAGAGAGCAAATCATCGAAGTCTTTTTGCTTGTTCATCAATTCTTCCTTGCGTTTCTCAATGACTTGAGACAAATAATCGTCTATTTTGACAAGGCTTCGGCTCAAGCTGACTTCTAAACCAAGCCTGAGCCATTTCTTGAGCCGCCATATTACCTCAGGGAAGATGAACCGTTGGAGGCACGCTTCCGTGGACCGGTCAAATGCATTAGCAAACTCATTTTCCGGTAGGCCCGGTACAAGAGTGTGTGGGTCCCCACCAAATGCCAAACCACAAATGTTGTCGAAAGTAAGCCGGAGCATAAGGTCTTGCATATCAACTGGTTTTGCTTCACTCTGAGCCGTCTTAAGGATCGGGCAGAGCCGCCCATGGATGGCCCGATTGACCCACTTAGCCATGGCTTGGCGGAGGGTCCTGGTGGTGAACTCAAGGGCAGCCGTCTTCCTCTGAAAAAGCCAGGTATCACCATCCGAATTAAAGATCCCAAACCCAAGTAGATCATGAAACACAGCTTGCCAAGTTGGACCCTTTGGGTAATTGTCAAACCGGGTCTTGAGTATATGCTCCAAATTCTTTGGATCACAAGTAACAGTAACAAGACCTTGCTTCCGAGCCAAGAAAGGGATGGCACAGATGCAAGTTTGATACGTGCCACCACACGCGCTGAGATTATCAGTCATCCAATCATGCATCCTCTCAAAATTCTCGATCAAGCCCGGGAGACTCCCCAATAAGGGCCATACTCGTGGGCCCCGTAATGACCGTGATATGAAGGTGAACCATAGCAAGTAAGATGTAATGGCAGTAAACAATAGCAAACCCACATAAATATCCATTATTTTAGTAGCCTAGGAGGTGAACCAAATGTAGAAGAAAGCAGAAAAATGTAGGTTTACTTGAACAGATTGATTATCTTCCCCTTTAACCAAAAATGGTGATCAAAATGTTCATCTTCTTCTCTTGATTTAATCTTCAAATTAAATCACCAATGTTGGCATGCAATACTCTCTTCTTTGCTTGCTAGAATCCTGAAACAAAATTCAGGTgaaaaaaatacaagaaaatgagggaaaataaagagaaaaagaCACAAAAGAAGGTCTTGTGAAAAACAAACAGAGGAAGAACAGAGAGCTAGAAAGAGAAAGATGAAGGGAGAGAATAAGAGAGGAGAAAATATATAAAGAAAATGGTGgataataaataatgaagaCAGGTGCAATAACTATGGCCAGTTGTAGT contains these protein-coding regions:
- the LOC110789731 gene encoding cytochrome P450 86A8, with amino-acid sequence MDIYVGLLLFTAITSYLLWFTFISRSLRGPRVWPLLGSLPGLIENFERMHDWMTDNLSACGGTYQTCICAIPFLARKQGLVTVTCDPKNLEHILKTRFDNYPKGPTWQAVFHDLLGFGIFNSDGDTWLFQRKTAALEFTTRTLRQAMAKWVNRAIHGRLCPILKTAQSEAKPVDMQDLMLRLTFDNICGLAFGGDPHTLVPGLPENEFANAFDRSTEACLQRFIFPEVIWRLKKWLRLGLEVSLSRSLVKIDDYLSQVIEKRKEELMNKQKDFDDLLSRFMKRKEYSSYSDKFLQHVALNFILAGRDTSSVAMSWFFWLVIQNPRVEEKILLEICTVLMDTRGDDVAKWTGEPLDFEEVDRLVYIKAALSETLRLYPSVPEDSKHVVADDVLPDGTFVPAGSSITYSIYSAGRMQSTWGEDCLEFKPERWLSPDGTKFIMHDHYKFVAFNAGPRICLGKDLAYLQMKSVAASVLLRHRLAVAPGHKVEQKMSMTLFMKYGLKVDVHQRDLTQVVATLKQEKQLLLSE